TTAAACGTACCTAATCCGTTAACAAAACCTGAAATTAAACGTCTTAGTTTATTAACGGGTATAGTGGTTGTTTTATTCCTTATCTATTTATTAGTTCTTAAATTGAACAATGCACTAACGTTAGAAAACTTCAGTCTACTTGTTACTATTATAGGTATCGTATTACCTATTGGTATTATTATAAATATGATAGCAAGTAAAGATGTTACTAAAGATGAAAAATCTCGTGTACTTAGTTATATACCACTGTACATAGCTTCAGTAGCATTTTGGATGATTCAGGAACAAGGTTCTACAGTATTAGCGAACTTTGCAGATAAAAAAACACAACTAGAAATGTCCGCTTTAACAAATGGATTAATAGATTTCTCTATACCGGCGTCATGGGCCCAATCACTTAATCCTATATTTATCGTAGTTCTAGCACCTATTTTCGCTACGCTATGGGTAAAATTAGGTAAGCGTAACCCACCTACTGTACATAAGTTCGCTTACGGTACAATCATTGCCGGTTTGTCATATCTAGTAATGATTATTCCATTAGCTACAGGCGCAGCATTAATTAATCCACTGTGGTTAGTATTAAGCTTTTTACTAATTACAATTGGGGAACTATGTATTTCACCAGTAGGTCTATCTACTACTACTAAATTAGCTCCATTAAGCTTTACGGCTCGAATGATGGCTTTATGGATGTTAAGTAACGCGACGGCTCAAGGTATAAATGCACAACTTGTAGTCGTTTATACAAAGATAAATCAAAGCGATTATTTCATGTACTCAGGTGCATTCGCAGTAGCGATTGGTGTTATCCTTTTAATTATTTCACCTATCGTTAAACGTGCTATGAAAGGCGTTTACTAATATTACAAACTAACGGTCAACCATTTAGGTTGCCGTTTTTTTATTGCGCAATAATTAACATTTTTTATTTTTATTGTTAAAAAACTTATTATTAAAATAAACTGAATTTTTAGAATATTATTATTATTAGAATATTATTGCAATTAATTTTATTTAAGAGTAAAATCCCTTTTATACATAATTGTAGAAGAAAGGTTGGGTGTTTATGCATAACGATAGCACATACAAACAACAGCTTGACGGGATTCCACAGAAAGGATTCTTTGGACATCCAAGAGGATTAGGCGTACTATTTTTTGTCGAATTTTGGGAGCGATTTAGTTATTACGGCATGCGTGCGTTACTAATCTTTTATATGTACTATAGTCTTAAAGATGGTGGCCTAGGTATCGATGAAACAACTGCTCAATCGATCATGGCTGTCTATGGTTCATTAATATTTATGACTTCCGTTCTTGGCGGTTGGGTAGCCGACCGTATTACCGGAACGCGACAGGCAACCATTCTTGGTGGTGTGCTTATAATCATCGGTCATATTTGTTTAAGTTTACCAATTGGACTAACTGGCTTATTCATATCGATGTTCTTTATTATCGTTGGTTCTGGCCTTATGAAACCAAATATTTCAAATATTGTGGGTCGTCTTTATCCAGAAGATGATAAAAGAATGGATGCCGGATTTGTAATTTTCTATATGGCTGTAAATAGTGGTGCCTTAGTTGCGCCATTCATACTAAACCAATTTATTCACGGTGGTAATTTCCATATTGGTTTCTCAATCGCAGCTTTCGGAATGTTCTTAGGATTAATTTGGTATATGTTATTTAATCGTAAAAACTTAGGAGATGTGGGTATGTCACCAACAAACCCATTGACTCAAGATGAACGAAAAAAATACATAGGTATATTCTCTGGAATAATCGCACTTATTATTATTATAGTAGTCATCGCAGCTTTAACGCACACGTTATCATTTAATTTAGTAAGTTACACAGTCCTTGTATTAGGTATAGCTTTACCTATCGCTTACTTCATTATTATGATTCGTAGTAAAGAAGTAACAGACGATGAACGTTCTAGAGTTTACGCATTTATTCCTTTATTTATATTAGGTGTGCTATTTTGGTCAATACAAGAACAAGGTTCAAATGTGTTAAATATTTACGCTATTAAAAATTCTGACATGTCGTTAAATATTTTTGGTTGGCATACGCCATTTGGAATGGCTATTTTCCAATCAATTAACCCATTATTTATTATTCTGCTCGCACCAATTGTTTCAGCCTTATGGAAAAAACTTGGTACAAAGCAACCAAGTTTGCCTTCTAAATTCGTTTTAGGTGCAGCACTAGCGGGTGTTTCTTATTTACTTGTTGCTGTTATTGGGCACGCTTCAGGTGCATCACACTTTAGTGTAAACTGGGTAATCTTATCTTACGTCATTTGTGTGGTTGGGGAATTATTCCTATCACCTACAGGTAGCAGTGCCGCAGTTAAATTAGCTCCAAAAGCATTTAACTCACAAATGATGAGCTTATGGCTATTAACTAATGCAACTGCACAAGCAATTAATGGTACTTTAGTTAAATTAAGAGCACCACTAGGCGATACAAATTACTTCTTATTCTTAGGAATTATCACGGTAGTAATCAGTATTATCATCACTGCCTTTATTCCTAAAATTGTTAAAGGTATGCGCGGTATTAAATAAGAACTATCATTCAACAATATTGGGTGCAACACCATGGTTATTTAAAATAATCGTGGTGTTTTATTATGTGCTTTAAAATATAGTATAATAAGTTTATGCACTACCTAGGAGGCACTTTAATGACGCAAACATACAATCATGGCGTTTTATTTTACCATGAACATTCTGGTATTAAAGATATATACGAAGGCTTAGGAGAAGTCGCTAAATCTTTAACTACTATATGTAAACACTTATCAATACAGTTAAGTGAAGATGAAGGAAATATCATAGAATTTTGTAAATCAATCAAATCACAGCAATATAGTGATGATGTAGATATAATTTTCATTCTTGGTGGCGACGGTACCGTTAACGAATTAATCAATGGTGTGATGCAGCATGAATTAAATATCCCTATCGGTATTATTCCAGGTGGCACGTTCAATGATTTTACTAAAACATTGAATTTAAATAATGACTTTAGAGTTGCTAGTCAACAATTAACAGAAACTACATTAAAATCATATGATGTTATGAAGGTAAATGATCGATACGCATTAAACTTCGTAGGCTTAGGTCTAATAGTCCAAAATGCCCTTAATGTTCAAGAAGGCAATAAAGACCTTTTTGGCAAATTAAGTTATGTGAGTTCGACGATGAAAACACTTGTAGATCCTGTGAAGTTTAATTATAAAGTAAATGTAGACGGTAAAGAACTAAGTGATGAATCATCAATGATATTAGTGGCAAATGGACCATTTATTGGCGGTAACCGCATCCCATTAACGGATTTAGCTCCAGACGATGGCTATTTAAATATATTCATTTTTGATGAGCAAAAATTTAATATATTTACGGATGTCTTTAAACAACGTGATAGTTTAAATTGGAACAATATGACAAAAGGTATAACACATATCCCTGCAAAAGAAATCACTATAGAAACAGACGACACACATAAAGTAGATATCGATGGTGAAATTGCCTTAACGACACCTTTAAATATTCAAATTATTCCTCAAGCCATCAAAATATTAACCGTTGTTGATGAATCAACAAATAATTAAAAAGACTGAAGCGCTGCTTATGCAACGCTCCAGTCTTTTATTATTTATTTCCCAAGAAATAATCTTCTACATCTTCCCAGTTATTAACACGTGCAAATCTATTATCATCAACATTATGAGATGCTGTGTACATAATAGGTTTACCTGTAAAGATACTTAATTGTCGAGGATTATCATCAATTAAATAATCTGCTTTGACTATGTTTTTACGCCCACAAAACACAAAATGTTGTGGATCTAAAAATGGAAAGTGTTGTCTTAACCATTCATATTTGTCGTGGAATGACGTTGGTACGTCCATCGCTGCCGTAGCAATATAAACGTCATAATGGGCAGTTAGTTTTTTAACTGCTTCTTGTGCACCTGCCATCACGTCAAGTTGTCTGAAAAAGCCAGGCTCTCTTAATATTTCAGTTAATAAGCCATCATGTTCAGGCATCGCATGACGTAATTTCTTACCTTCTAACATATCATATGTGATACTTAAGTCCATACGGTCGTTTACACGTTCAATAAGTGACCCCACAGTATCTGCTAATACTTCATCCATATCAATTGCAATTGATTCTCTAGTCATTAATCATTCTACTCCCTTTTATAAGCTATTCTCTCTGTGCCATTATTACTAGCATCAATCACACTTAGTAATCGAAAGATTTTAATACTTCTATCATTTTATCATTTTGTTCAGGAAAACCAATTGTTATTCTAACACCATTTGGGAATGGTCTAGTGATGCAGCCTACTTTAAGAAGTTCTTCATATAAAGCATCTGGACGATTAGTATTGACGAACACAAAGTTCGTTTGACTTGGATAGAAATGCTCGCTTTGAGGAATAGCAAAGAACTTTTCTCTCTCTTTAGCATTATAGTCAGTTATAGATTTAAGATAAGCTTGATCTTCGAATGCGGCTATTGCAGCATATTCTGATAAACGACCTACGTTAAATGGAGGTCTTATAATATTCCATTTTTCTATAGCTTCTTTAGCTGCAATCACATAACCTACGCGCAAGCCAGCTAAACCATAAGCTTTTGAAAATGTTCTTAGTAAAAAGGCATTATCATGTTCTTGTTGTAATGCTAAAGAATTTGGAAAATCATCAGCTGTTACAAATTCAGCGTATGCTTCATCAATAAGTACAGGTATATTACTTGGTGCTTGATTTAAGAAATGTTTCAACTCATCATGTGTAAAATATGTACCCGTTGGATTGTTAGGATTACATAACCATATTAATTTTGTATTTTCGTCCACGGCGTTCAACATACCTTCTAAGTCAAAATGACCATTATTTAAAGGTACTTGTTTTACTTCTGCCGCTTCGACAACAGCATTATGCGTATATTGGCCGAATGTCATTTCACTCGTTACAATATTATCTCCAGGAGTTAGCACCGCTCTTGAAATCATTAAAATTACTTCATCTAGACCTGCGCCAAATAAAATACGACTTTCATCAATATTTAATTCATTACTTATTGCTTCTCTTAATAACGGAGACCCTGTTTCAGGATAGTAATATAATTCATCTAAATGCGCAGTAATCGCTTCTTTCACTTTTGGTGAAGGTCCATGTAAATTTTCATTTGACGCTAATTTATATAATTCTCCTTCAATGCCATAAGCCTCTTTTAGCGCACGTGGCGACAAACCTGGTTGATAAGCTGATAGTTGTTCTATTTGTTTTTTCATCTTGTTGTTGGTCCCCCTTTAGATCTTTTATAATAAAAACTTATCCGTTATTATAACGCTTTAACTGAATGAAAAGCAATAACATCAGCTATTAAACATAAAAAATGAGTTGAACGATCATGTTGCAATCGCTCAACTCATTTCTAGTTATTTAATTAAATGATGCTTTTTCAAATAATTTTTGGCTACAGTATATGGATCTTTATTTTTAACTGTGACTTGATAATTCATTTCTTGCATATCTTCATCAGAAATTTTACCGGCTAATTTATTCAATGGTGCCTTAATTTCAGGATGCTTTTTCAAGTATGATTGTTTAAACATTGGCGCGCCCTGATAAGGTGGGAAAACGTGTTTATTATCTTTTAATGCAACCATATGATACTGTTTTAATTCAGCATCTGTAGAGTATGCATCTATCAGATTAATGTCACCTTTTTGTACGGCTTGATATCTCAATTTAGGTTCCATCGTTCTAACCTTACCTAGGTCTAAACCATAAGCTTTTTTAACCGCTGGATAACCGTCTCCACGGTCATTAAATTCTAAAGTAAAACCAGGTTTAATTTTATCTTTAACTTTGTTTAAATCATCAATGGTTTTAATATTATTTTTCTTCGCGAAGTCTTCCTTCACAGCCAATGTATAAGTATTATTATATTTCATTGGTTTTAACATCGTCATATTATATTTATGCTCTAAGCTTGTTTTAGCTTGATTATATACTTTTGGTTCTTCTTTAGATGTTAACTTCTCTTTTGTTAATTCACCTAATACGGTACCAGTAAATTCTAAATAACCATCTATATCGTCTGATTTTAAAGCGTTGAATAAGAATGACGTTTTGCCCATTCCATCTTTCACATCGACAGTATCATTCGTATTTTCCTCTATAAGAATTTTATACATATTTGTGATAACTGAAGGTTCAGACCCTAATTTACCGGCGATAGTTACTTTATCACCTTTATTGGCTAACATAGGGCCTATAATGACAAGTAATAAGATTACCGCTATAGAAACTAAAGAAATAATTAGTTTTTTGTATGATAGCTTTTGCATAAAACGCAATACTAAATCAAATAAGATAGCAAGTAATGCTGCCGGAATGGCACCAATTAATATGAGTGATGAATTGTTACGGTCAATCCCTAGTAAAATAAGATCACCAAGACCACCCGCACCAATTAAAGCTGCTAATGTTGCAGTACCGATAATAAGTACCATCGCAGTTCTAATACCTGCCATAATTACAGGCATAGCTATTGGTAGTTCAACTTTAGCAAGTCTACGTCCAGGCTTCATACCTATCCCTTTTGCTGCTTCGACTAAAGAAGGATCCACTTCATCTATACCAGTATATGTATTGCGTAATATTGGTAATAATGCATATACGACAAGTGCAATTACAGCGGGTATTTTACCTATACCAAATAACGGAATCATCAATCCTAATAATGCTAAAGATGGTATAGTCTGTAACACAGCAGCGATATTCATAACTATTTCTGATACTTTTTTTGTTTTTGTTAATAATATTCCAAGTGGCACACCAATTAAGGCTGCAATCAGTAAAGCAATAAATGACAGTTGTATATGTTCAAATATTGTCGTTACAAGTTGTCCTTTACGATCAGAGAGCGTTTGAATTAACTCATGCATTAGTTGCTCCCCCCTTTAACTTCTGCTAAATAATTAAACATATCTTCTCGCTTTAAAATATGCTGTTTATTATTTTGTTGATTAGTGACAATGACTGCAGGATGTTGGGCAAGATAAGCATACGCATCTTTAATGGTAGCTTCACCATCGAGTGTTGGATATTCATTCTTCAGATCATCCACTTGTTCAACATCATGGTTAATAACATCACGTAATTTTATATTGCGTGTATCGCGTTCTAAATGGCTACCCATAAATTGTTTTACAAAGTCGCTTTGTGGATTGGTCATAAATCCTTCTGGCGTATCTATTTGTTCAACTTTCCCATCATTCATTAAACAAATCCTATCCCCTAATTTCATTGCTTCCTCAATGTCATGCGTAACGAATACGATAGTTTTCTTAATTTTTTGCTGTAATTCTATCAAGTCGTCTTGTAATTTCTCACGACTAATTGGATCCAGTGCACTAAACGGCTCGTCCATTAAGATTACAGGCGGATCTGCAGCTAAAGCACGAATAACCCCAATTCTTTGGCGTTGTCCCCCAGATAATTCATCGGGTTTACGATTTTTAAATTGTTCTGGATCCATATTTACCATGTTGAGTAATTCATCTATACGGCTATCGATGTCTTTTTGTTTCCACTTTTTCATTTGCGGTACTTGCGCTATATTTTCTTTTATCGTCATATGCGGAAACAACGCAATTTGTTGTAGTACATAGCCTATATCCCAACGCATTTCATAGACCGGATAATCACTAATCGGTTTGTCATTAAAGTATATATAACCACCGGTTAAGGCAATTAAGCGATTAATCATTTTTAAAGTTGTGGTCTTCCCACAGCCTGAAGGCCCTATCAAGACAAAGAATTCTCCTTGTTCTATATTAAAACTTACATCTTCTACTGCTAATTTATCCCCATAACGTTTTGACACGTTATTAAACTTAATCATATCTTCACCTTCAATTTTTATTTCCTAAAGTGCAATTCCACATCATTTATTTTTATATCGTTCTACATATACCCGTAAAAAAAAGTATTAAATATAAAATTTTACATTTCTATATTTCTTTTTATAAAAAACGTTTGCATAGCTAAACTTTCAGTCTAACTACGCAAACGCTTATACGTTATTATTAACTTTTCAAATGTAAGTAAGTTTTTAATTAAATTTGAGCTTTATATGATTGAATCGTTTCTAAAAACTTCGGACAATAATGTTTTAATTTATAGCTACCGACGCCATCAATAGAAATCATATCTTGTTTGGATTCTGGTTTACGTTTAGCAAATTCTTCTAACGTATAATCAGAAAATACGCTAACAGGCGCGATATCCAATTGCTCACTTAGTTTTTGACGTACATCTTTTAATTCATCAAATAACGCTTTATCAACACCTTCAACCGTATTGATACTTACTTTTTCTTTCGACTTACGTTTAAATGGTGTTGTAAATACTACTTTTTCTGCGTTCAACAATGATTTAACGTTACTGTCACATGTCAGAATCTCATCGTTTTCATTTAAATAACCTTTAAAGCGTAATTCGTCGATTAAATGACTTAAATCAGAAGTCGTATAATCTTTCATAATGCCATGCGTTGATAATTTATCATATTCACAATAACGAATATAATCAGTTAGTTCACCGCGTAACACTTGAATAATCACACCATAGCTTTCTTGTTGCTTCATACGTGCAATACAGCTAATAATCATCTTCGCTTCATGCGTCATATCATAAGTTTTATTTTCACGCACACAATTACTACATTGTTGGCATTCTTCTAACTTTTCGTTAGGTTCAAAGTAATGTACTAACGTCGCTTCTAAACATTTTTTAGTTTTCGTATATTGAATCATTTTAGTTAATTTTTCGCCCATCTTGTCTTTATAATCATCGTCTGCTTTAGATGATGAGATAAAGTATTGATGTAATCCGATATCACGTTCACTAAAGAGTAAAATACAATCACTTTTCAAGCCGTCACGACCTGCACGTCCTGCCTCTTGGTAATATGATTCCATATCTCCTGGCATGTTGTAGTGAATAACAAAACGTACGTTAGATTTATCTATACCCATACCAAAGGCATTCGTGGCTACTACGACTCTCACACGGTCATAGACAAAGTCATTTTGAGCTAGTTCTCGTTCTTTATTCGTTAAACCAGCATGATAAATCGTACTATTAACATTATTATCTTCAAGCGCCTCATGTAATTCTTCTACTTGTTTACGCGTCGAACAATAAATAATACCCGCTTCTTGTTTATGCTGACTTACATAATCAATCACAAATTTTTGTCGTTGATATGTAGGGTTTACTTTAAATACTAAATTTCGTCGTTTAGTACTTGTCTTTACTTCATCAGCCTTATTAATATTCAAGCGTGACATAATATCTTTTTGAACTTCTGCTGTTGCTGTTGCCGTTAAAGCTACGATGGCAAAGTCCTGTGGCAAATCAAAAACTTTATAAATGACATCTTGATAGCTTGGTCTGAAGTCATGTCCCCATTTTGATATACAGTGTGCCTCATCAAACGCAACTAATCGAATAGGAAGTTGTTGTAATAGGCTAATAAAATAATCGTTATCAAAACGTTCTGGTGCTACATATAAAAACTGTATTTCACCCTTTAGCAATTGTTGTTCTATTGCTTTTTGTTGCTTTTGAGTCAAACTACTATTTAAAAACGCAGCGCTAATGCCTGACGCTTTTAATTGGTCTACTTGGTCTTTCATTAATGAAATTAACGGACTGATAACAATCGTCGTCCCGCCCAGCATTAAACCTGGTACTTGATAACAAATTGATTTTCCCCCACCTGTAGGTAATACACCTAACACATTACGATGAGATATA
The Staphylococcus kloosii genome window above contains:
- a CDS encoding peptide MFS transporter, with product MRKISYTHEEIMESTPRTGFFGHPKGLSTLFFTEFWERFSYYGMKAILIYYLYYSVAKGGFGLDEAVALQIVALYGTLIYMSGAIGGWIADRITGTQHALFYGGVLIMIGHILLSLPNNLTLVMVALLFIIAGTGLLKPNISTTVGELYDRNDVRTDSAFTIFYMGINLGGLLAPLITGFLQTRVGFHAGFLVAAIGMFCGLVVFIIRRKGTLGLAGLNVPNPLTKPEIKRLSLLTGIVVVLFLIYLLVLKLNNALTLENFSLLVTIIGIVLPIGIIINMIASKDVTKDEKSRVLSYIPLYIASVAFWMIQEQGSTVLANFADKKTQLEMSALTNGLIDFSIPASWAQSLNPIFIVVLAPIFATLWVKLGKRNPPTVHKFAYGTIIAGLSYLVMIIPLATGAALINPLWLVLSFLLITIGELCISPVGLSTTTKLAPLSFTARMMALWMLSNATAQGINAQLVVVYTKINQSDYFMYSGAFAVAIGVILLIISPIVKRAMKGVY
- a CDS encoding peptide MFS transporter, producing the protein MHNDSTYKQQLDGIPQKGFFGHPRGLGVLFFVEFWERFSYYGMRALLIFYMYYSLKDGGLGIDETTAQSIMAVYGSLIFMTSVLGGWVADRITGTRQATILGGVLIIIGHICLSLPIGLTGLFISMFFIIVGSGLMKPNISNIVGRLYPEDDKRMDAGFVIFYMAVNSGALVAPFILNQFIHGGNFHIGFSIAAFGMFLGLIWYMLFNRKNLGDVGMSPTNPLTQDERKKYIGIFSGIIALIIIIVVIAALTHTLSFNLVSYTVLVLGIALPIAYFIIMIRSKEVTDDERSRVYAFIPLFILGVLFWSIQEQGSNVLNIYAIKNSDMSLNIFGWHTPFGMAIFQSINPLFIILLAPIVSALWKKLGTKQPSLPSKFVLGAALAGVSYLLVAVIGHASGASHFSVNWVILSYVICVVGELFLSPTGSSAAVKLAPKAFNSQMMSLWLLTNATAQAINGTLVKLRAPLGDTNYFLFLGIITVVISIIITAFIPKIVKGMRGIK
- a CDS encoding diacylglycerol/lipid kinase family protein, with amino-acid sequence MTQTYNHGVLFYHEHSGIKDIYEGLGEVAKSLTTICKHLSIQLSEDEGNIIEFCKSIKSQQYSDDVDIIFILGGDGTVNELINGVMQHELNIPIGIIPGGTFNDFTKTLNLNNDFRVASQQLTETTLKSYDVMKVNDRYALNFVGLGLIVQNALNVQEGNKDLFGKLSYVSSTMKTLVDPVKFNYKVNVDGKELSDESSMILVANGPFIGGNRIPLTDLAPDDGYLNIFIFDEQKFNIFTDVFKQRDSLNWNNMTKGITHIPAKEITIETDDTHKVDIDGEIALTTPLNIQIIPQAIKILTVVDESTNN
- a CDS encoding 5' nucleotidase, NT5C type, with product MTRESIAIDMDEVLADTVGSLIERVNDRMDLSITYDMLEGKKLRHAMPEHDGLLTEILREPGFFRQLDVMAGAQEAVKKLTAHYDVYIATAAMDVPTSFHDKYEWLRQHFPFLDPQHFVFCGRKNIVKADYLIDDNPRQLSIFTGKPIMYTASHNVDDNRFARVNNWEDVEDYFLGNK
- the hisC gene encoding histidinol-phosphate transaminase; the encoded protein is MKKQIEQLSAYQPGLSPRALKEAYGIEGELYKLASNENLHGPSPKVKEAITAHLDELYYYPETGSPLLREAISNELNIDESRILFGAGLDEVILMISRAVLTPGDNIVTSEMTFGQYTHNAVVEAAEVKQVPLNNGHFDLEGMLNAVDENTKLIWLCNPNNPTGTYFTHDELKHFLNQAPSNIPVLIDEAYAEFVTADDFPNSLALQQEHDNAFLLRTFSKAYGLAGLRVGYVIAAKEAIEKWNIIRPPFNVGRLSEYAAIAAFEDQAYLKSITDYNAKEREKFFAIPQSEHFYPSQTNFVFVNTNRPDALYEELLKVGCITRPFPNGVRITIGFPEQNDKMIEVLKSFDY
- a CDS encoding ABC transporter permease/substrate-binding protein; the protein is MHELIQTLSDRKGQLVTTIFEHIQLSFIALLIAALIGVPLGILLTKTKKVSEIVMNIAAVLQTIPSLALLGLMIPLFGIGKIPAVIALVVYALLPILRNTYTGIDEVDPSLVEAAKGIGMKPGRRLAKVELPIAMPVIMAGIRTAMVLIIGTATLAALIGAGGLGDLILLGIDRNNSSLILIGAIPAALLAILFDLVLRFMQKLSYKKLIISLVSIAVILLLVIIGPMLANKGDKVTIAGKLGSEPSVITNMYKILIEENTNDTVDVKDGMGKTSFLFNALKSDDIDGYLEFTGTVLGELTKEKLTSKEEPKVYNQAKTSLEHKYNMTMLKPMKYNNTYTLAVKEDFAKKNNIKTIDDLNKVKDKIKPGFTLEFNDRGDGYPAVKKAYGLDLGKVRTMEPKLRYQAVQKGDINLIDAYSTDAELKQYHMVALKDNKHVFPPYQGAPMFKQSYLKKHPEIKAPLNKLAGKISDEDMQEMNYQVTVKNKDPYTVAKNYLKKHHLIK
- a CDS encoding ABC transporter ATP-binding protein; protein product: MIKFNNVSKRYGDKLAVEDVSFNIEQGEFFVLIGPSGCGKTTTLKMINRLIALTGGYIYFNDKPISDYPVYEMRWDIGYVLQQIALFPHMTIKENIAQVPQMKKWKQKDIDSRIDELLNMVNMDPEQFKNRKPDELSGGQRQRIGVIRALAADPPVILMDEPFSALDPISREKLQDDLIELQQKIKKTIVFVTHDIEEAMKLGDRICLMNDGKVEQIDTPEGFMTNPQSDFVKQFMGSHLERDTRNIKLRDVINHDVEQVDDLKNEYPTLDGEATIKDAYAYLAQHPAVIVTNQQNNKQHILKREDMFNYLAEVKGGSN
- the recQ gene encoding DNA helicase RecQ; the encoded protein is MEATLSHYFGYDTFRPGQKEIISKIISHRNVLGVLPTGGGKSICYQVPGLMLGGTTIVISPLISLMKDQVDQLKASGISAAFLNSSLTQKQQKAIEQQLLKGEIQFLYVAPERFDNDYFISLLQQLPIRLVAFDEAHCISKWGHDFRPSYQDVIYKVFDLPQDFAIVALTATATAEVQKDIMSRLNINKADEVKTSTKRRNLVFKVNPTYQRQKFVIDYVSQHKQEAGIIYCSTRKQVEELHEALEDNNVNSTIYHAGLTNKERELAQNDFVYDRVRVVVATNAFGMGIDKSNVRFVIHYNMPGDMESYYQEAGRAGRDGLKSDCILLFSERDIGLHQYFISSSKADDDYKDKMGEKLTKMIQYTKTKKCLEATLVHYFEPNEKLEECQQCSNCVRENKTYDMTHEAKMIISCIARMKQQESYGVIIQVLRGELTDYIRYCEYDKLSTHGIMKDYTTSDLSHLIDELRFKGYLNENDEILTCDSNVKSLLNAEKVVFTTPFKRKSKEKVSINTVEGVDKALFDELKDVRQKLSEQLDIAPVSVFSDYTLEEFAKRKPESKQDMISIDGVGSYKLKHYCPKFLETIQSYKAQI